The Panicum virgatum strain AP13 chromosome 6K, P.virgatum_v5, whole genome shotgun sequence nucleotide sequence CTTCCAATATGCATATAGCTGGTCCTTTTCTTTTAAGAACATGCTcatgatttctttcctaatggtAACCCGAGATTTGATTGGAAAGCTAGGACGCAAGGATTTGATAAATTCAACAAAATACTCATGCTCAGATATATTAAATGGATACTCATGCATCACTATTGCTAAGTAAAATTTCCTTAAGCTGGCTTCTTCATCATACTTGTATGGAACAACAGTAGTAATACCTTTTTTATTGTCTGTTTCAGCTTTGAGTTGCTGCTGGCCCTTCACTATACTATGTGCTACCCTCAGATGGGTCCAAAATCCCGTTGTTCCATAATTGCTCTCACATCTGCCCTTGTGCTTGCATCTTGGGGAATCGCAATGAGCCCAAATCTGTTCATATATCTTCCCATTGTCCTCAATGACCACTCTCTTCTTAGTAAAATACTGCCACACATCAGATGTGCacttcttctgcttctttcCAGGTGGCAAAGGGTCATCACCCTCAACAATGATGGGATCTGCAGCCCCTGCACCTTGCTGTCCACcagttgtaccctgattgccaCTGCCACTAGCTGCAGAGCCATTGCCACCATCAGCTACTCCAGTGCCAGTGTCACCATCACCACCACTGCCGCTACCACCAGCACCATGGCCACCTCCACTTGGCAAAGAAAATGCATCAGTCGGTGTAGAGCTAGATGGAGTTGCACTAGACAACACACAAGCCAAGTTCTTGACTCCTTGACCTCTTAGATCCTGCCAACAGATAAATCAAATCAATAAAGACTTAAATCATGTGAATAACTCAAAAACTAAAAATCAGTAGATCAACATTGTAGATTTTCAGCAAATAAACGCTAATTGATTCTACTTTACAAGCCAATAAAGGAAGCTACTTATTCTGGTGTTCCTAGTACAACAACCAAGGTCACCACAAAGCTTACACATTTAATCTTATTATGTTCTGTGCAAAAGACTATATGATGAAGCCAATAATTTGCATTTCGCCAACAGAGCAGAGAGTATTTAAGATTGATGGCTGAGCAAAGTACAATACAGAGAGTATCCATCCAGAACTCCAGAAGCTTTCTAGTACAAGCAATAACTAATTAACTAGTTCACAGAGAACATAAACTTTCTAATCACCAATTACCTGATGTCAGAGTAGGAGCAGCAAGTTTGGTGGTATGCACCACCAATGGCAATGGCGGCTCTAGGATGCGCCGGCACTGGGATGCCGACGAGCCTGCAGCTGAAGCAGAAACACCTCCGGTCACGAAAAACAAAGTCGAATTTGGATAgaatattttacaaggttgtgtatcatcctttcatctacatgtgtgatttttttcgtgaatttagatgattttttttgccGTGATTTGCATGGGTTTTCACAAAGGCTGTGGTTTCCACAAGGTAGTTCCCTTATTTGAATCCTTATCGCCTGCTTGGGCAACCTCCCGCTTACTTGGTTGCTGGTGTCCTCGTCGCATGCCGGCACGTGGCAAGTTTAGAAACTTCTACTGAAGTTGCGCGGTGGGGCGTCAGCGCTGGCACATCACTGCTCTtcacttttctcttcttttcttgccGGAACCCTCGACTTGGAATCCATCTTTCTCTCAATTTCATATTGAAACATTGGAATCGTCATTAACCAAAGTTTTAGCTGGTTCTGAATCCAATCTCAATCCCAGATCCTAAAATTGGAAGTTCAATCCCTCTACTTGAATAAGCACGTATTTTATAAGAGGAAAAAGTTTGTTACAAGGCCTATGATGGTCTCGGAGACGCGAAACCAGACCTTACACAACGTGAACCAAAAAGATATTAAACAGGGGCATTGGCGTGAGTGCGTGAACCCTGCGTGCAGCCACATGACACCCTCGTCCTAGCTAGACTGAATTCCACATCCAGCTCCTCGGTGCTTCTCGCGTGATGGTCAAAAGTACTCTAGCTTGCTGTGTTCCTTCCAAATCAACCATGAAATGAGAATCACCAACGTGTCGAAGCACTTCCCGTCTTTACGGGCACGTTCTTTCCTCGCGTAGGTCCACCAGTCTGCAAATTAAGGAATATATATGTCCGATCAGTTGGCGTCGAGGAATGCACCAGAGTTCTGAACCAAATCTCGCTGAAAATGGAACAGCCTATCAGCAAATGGTTGGTCGTCTCCAGCAGCACGGGAATCGTCATCCTGTACATTGTGCCGCTTACGGCACTCCGCTGTCCAACGGCGATCATGGAgcaccaaccaaatcaaaaacTTGCACTCTGTATATATATACGGTTCATATATGAATTTATTCTATTTTTGAATTCGTGTATAAATTGAGATCAATATACGTTTTATATATGAATTTATTCTATTTTTAAGAATTAATTTTGAAATCAAGCCAGGAGTGTGCCAGGCAcagcatccccccccccccccccccccccccttctgtGCGAAGGCTGCAAGCAGCGCACTATCTCAGCGTGAGCGCACGAAAGCTAATAAATCATCGCCTCAAATCACCAATCAAGATTCAAGATGGAATCACCGTCATCATCagaaaatagtaaaatttaGATTGTTTTCACCTCATCAAACCGCCCTCTCGAAATTTGCCGGGAGGAACGCGTGGCGCGCGCGTCAAGCCTACGCGCCTCGCCTCCGTCTCGGTTTGGGCTCTCCGACAGCTGCCGCGGCCATCATAAATGTAATCCTCCCGGGATCGGAGCGCCtcgcacctcctccaccaattCTCCGCCCTTCTTCCATCGGATCCATCCAGTTCCAGACGCAATCCACAACTCGATCTCGGGCACCCGGCGCGGCATGGCGCTCCGCCGCTCCAAGCCCTTCCTGGCGGCGTTCCCGCTCATCGACGCCGCCAtcgagggcgccggcggcctctcCCGCGACGAGTTCCGGAGCGCCAGGGCCCGGATCGTCGAGCTGCTCTGCGACGCCGCGGACGACGATGGCAAGGTGGAGGGCTTCTGCGAGCTGCTGGACGAGGCCATGGCGGAGTCGCTCGCCACGCTGCGGGCCGTGCCCGCCGAGAATATCGAGCTGGCGTCCGGCGATCTGGTCGGCGCCGTCGGCGCGCTGATGAAGGACCACCCGTCGGAGCGGGTCCGCGTGCTCGCGCGCGACGTCGTGCGCTGGTGGAGGGCGGGCGTCAAGGCCGAGCTCGCCAGGGCCAGGGCCGCCATGGACGTGCTGGACGGCCTCTCAtctactccgccgccgcccgccgccaacTGCGACACGAAGACGAAGAAGGAAGGGAAGCTGCCggacgagcagcagcagcctcgtgCACGGAAGACACCCGCCGCCATCACCATCAGCCATCCTAGCACGGCGGAGTCCAAGAAGGGGGCTCCGATCGCCAGCGCCAGCAAAGCCAAGCCATCAGCGAACATGAAAGCTCCAGCCGTCGTCCAAGCGCAGCCAAAGAAGACGCCGCCTGTCATCGTTAGTAGCAGCGCCaccgaggaggagaagaagatggaGGCCACGAAGCGGAAGCTCCACGAACGGTaccaggaggccgaggaggcgaAGCGGCAGCGCAAGATACAGTGGATCGagccaccacggccgccgccggggatgaAGAAGGGCCAAATGCAGCGCAACGCGCACCCGGCgcgctgcgcggcggcgaggggcttcGTCAAGCCTAGCTCTGGGATGAGGGTTTAGTCAGGGTTTCTCTGCGTTTAACGATTCTGACCATTACTTTAGAGATGCATCTGCAATTGTTGTGTTAGCTAAGCTGGGTTCTCCTGATGTGATCGTCGTCAGTGACTTGGCAATTATTATAGCGACCACCCCCCAGCTTGTCCCCCTGTTACCTGTACATGTTGTTCAGTTGTGCAATATGCAACACATCTGCAGGAGCAGAGGCAGAGCTCCGGCATGGTGTTCTCCAACAATTATTGCTACAGCTAGTCCAGCTCAATCTGTACATGTAAACTGAATTGATGCACCTGCGCTCTGCTGTAATTTTTGTTAATTTCGTAATACTGCTTCCAACTGCTGTTGTTAGTTTCGTTAAGTTCGTCAGCTGCACGAGCAGAGTCAGACGACTGAACAGTTATGGCTGTTTTTTTCTCCTCTATTTTTTGTGAGCTTTAGACATTCCGAACATTGATTAGGCATGCTAATTAAAGAGCTGGGCTTGCATGGCATTGAACTTTCACCATACGTCAGGCTATCGGCCAGTTCAAGCTCTCGCTTCAGGTTCAGGACCCAAAACAGCAGATATAGTCACAGTGTCACAAGTTTTTTGCAAGCTCAATTTGACAGGGATCAGAAAAtgcactcatgatcttgaaccaAACGTTTCTGGCTTTCTGCAGCAAACATGTCTTGCCACTCAGGATTAAGCCATTTAGGCAGGAAAGAATCTACCAAGGAAGTCTTTTTCTTAGGCTTGTCAAAAGGTATTATTTGTCACGCAATGTTGCCCCATCAAAAGTTCAGAGTAAATGGCCGAAAGTGATGGCTATGCTACAACACCTTTGGGATATACTCGGAATACTTATCATTCGGTGCAAAAGCCAAGTCATTCAACCCTTGTTCAGAAGCTGCATTTGAGAGGTGCTTCACAATGTCTTCGGTCTTCCTCACTTTGCAGGGTTTAGTTTTATGGGTTGTGCTGCATGCAACGTTTTGAATCCTGACATCTCCCATTGATCCGCCGAAATAACTGAACTAATTAAATTCCATGGATTGTGGCATTGTCCATACACGTTCTCAAAGACTAGCTGCCCTGCAAGGCATGAGCTTTTCCAAGATGTTATGCTGCCACCAGAAACTTCATTTAGAATGGTATACTAAATAGAATCAaactgaagcaacaagaacTTCCTCAAGCAAGTGAAGCAACTCATGTCAAAAGGCTTCTTCTCTGGTTTCCTGAAGGCAGACGACGTCACAATTAGATCAAAGATATTAAGGAACTGGCAGGTTTTGCAATGCATCAACATGAAGAGAGAAACAAATATTAAGGAACTACCATGACAGAGTACTGAAGGCCTGTCAGGCGCTATAACCTAAGATCCAAGATATTGACAGAGGTTCATATTGTGAAATAAAAACACTGTAAGGAAACATAGACTATTGGTTCATCATAAGCTACACTATTTCTTTGCTTTCTTGTTGGGCTTGTCATCAACAGAAGTCCTTTTATTTATCTTGGCTTTTACAATCTTGCTTCTCCCGATCCTCTTGCACCAACCCCATTTGATCAGCTTAGAGTAAGTCACACATTTCACAAGCCGCAACCTGAAATTAAAAAGAATGTCTGTATTACAGATAGGAGTTGCTAGTCAATTATCAGCAAGATATCAATTTTAACAGAAAACAAGTAGTTGAGTATCATAAATCTTGCTTCCTAGACTATCAAGGCATGTCGAATTGCTATTTGGCTAAAAAGTTGAAAAGAAATCTTAGCTCAGATTTCACTTAAGGTTGTGAGTGGCAAGGTCTTAAAAAAATCTACCTGATGCTGAAATAGATGATTGTTACATTGGAAGCAGTAGTAGGGCAACTTTTTAATGATTTCATACCAACAGATAAAGTCAGATAATGCACGAAACACTAAGAGCATCTTGTGTTTTAAATACTTTTCAGGATACACATGAAATGGTGCAAGGGGAAAGAGGAGCAACGGGAAAAACAGCTCTCATGCTATCTTAACTAACATTAATTGTTAAATACTTGACAACATCTATCAACATACATGCAGACCACTTCAGACAAATTGATGTAGAAATAGCACTTTCTGCAAGTATAAATTAGTATGGTTATATACTGAAATTCATTTGACATGCTAACATGTCACCTTGACTAGACAGAAGATAGAACATGGAACTTCAAGCCTTGGACCAAAATGCTGTGTGGCTGTCATCACCGCATGCTATGTGACTCAACAATTGATGACTACGAAGTTTTAATTAAAGACGTGCAATTACATCATGTTAACTCTATTTTGTGGCTATGCAAATTTATAAGGTGCAAGGATCTGTGAGACTGTGACCTCTCTTGCAACACAAACAGAGAATCCCGAACAGCAAGCCTGGCTTCCAAAGAAACAGGAGCACACTAGGTTCTATTTCTACCCCACGTTTCACCTGTGAGATTCCATCTGGTGTAAAACTGAAAATATTGCGTCACATTTCAGTGCCATCAAGCAGCTACTTAAACACTTCCCTGATATCAATTGACACGAAAAATGGTCCAATCTTAGATACCGATATCCCTATAGATGACAAGCATTGCGAATTTGCAATCCAAAGACAAATGAAGCATTGGGCACCAAAATTTTTAACTTCTCTTGGATTTGGACTGGGCAAAATAAATAGAAATAGGCTTGCCATATGCAACAAAACAAATCATCATCAGAAAACATGCAGAGAAGACCTTATACCTGGACGCTAACACGCTATGCCCTCCTCCGATCAGCGTACCTCCTTTCAGGCACAGTCTGCGACGgcggcaccccccccccccccccccccacctcctCGCGGCCTCCACGGCCACGCAAGCAGTGAGGACGAGGCAGGTGATGCAGACGGTGATGACGAGCAGCGAGACGGACGATGACGCTTCATCCATCGGAGCACGCCCCGCAGCGGACTCCGCGACAACGGCTTGGCGCACTCTGCTCTGGCCGGGCTGCCACGGGAAACCCCGCCGCCGCACAAGCAAAACCCACAAATCAAGCGCATTAGCCAGGGAGCTCGAAGCGGA carries:
- the LOC120713434 gene encoding probable mediator of RNA polymerase II transcription subunit 26c; this translates as MALRRSKPFLAAFPLIDAAIEGAGGLSRDEFRSARARIVELLCDAADDDGKVEGFCELLDEAMAESLATLRAVPAENIELASGDLVGAVGALMKDHPSERVRVLARDVVRWWRAGVKAELARARAAMDVLDGLSSTPPPPAANCDTKTKKEGKLPDEQQQPRARKTPAAITISHPSTAESKKGAPIASASKAKPSANMKAPAVVQAQPKKTPPVIVSSSATEEEKKMEATKRKLHERYQEAEEAKRQRKIQWIEPPRPPPGMKKGQMQRNAHPARCAAARGFVKPSSGMRV